The nucleotide window CGTGTAGGCGACGCCCGAGGTGAAGTCGACGACGCGCTGCAGCAGATTGCGGTCCGCGCCCTGCACGTTGACGATCACCACTTGGCGCGCGCGCAGCGCGTCGGCGATCTCGGTGACGTCGCCGAACGAGCGCGGCGCGAACACCGCGACCGAGCCGCCGGCGCGCCGCGCGCCCTCGCCGATCGGGACGACGTTGCGCTTCGCGCCGACCTCGTCGGGCGCGTAGAGATCGTCCTCTTCCTCGTCGTGGATCGCGAACCACGAACCGATCCGGGCGAACATGCTCATGCCAGGCTCCTTTCCTTCGCGGGCCGCGCCCCGAAGATCGCCGTGCCCAGGCGCACCATCGTCGAGCCGTGGCGCACCGCGCGTTCCCAATCACCGGACATTCCCATCGAGAGCGTCGACCCGCCGACTCGCTCGAACGTTCGCCGCGCGGTCTCGAACGCGGCGTCGACGTCGCCCTCGAGCGGCCCGATCGCCATGACGCCCTCGACCGCCAGCCCTTCGTCGCGCAGGCGCGCGGCAAGGGCCGGCGCCTCGTGCGGCGCGGCTCCGAATCGTTCGGCCGGCGAGACGTTCACTTGCACGAGAACGCGCAGGCGGCGTCCGGCGTCGCGCGCCGCCTTGGCGAGCGCGAGCCCGGCCTCGACGCGGTCGACGCTCTGCACGAGGTCGAACAGCTCGACGATCGCCTTCGCCTTGTTCGTCTGCA belongs to Candidatus Eremiobacterota bacterium and includes:
- a CDS encoding YggS family pyridoxal phosphate-dependent enzyme gives rise to the protein MFLATGTVAERVAALRERVDEAALAAGRERGSVAILAVTKAQPREAVLAALAAGLSDVGENYVQEARGKYAGLPRCTKHFVGHVQTNKAKAIVELFDLVQSVDRVEAGLALAKAARDAGRRLRVLVQVNVSPAERFGAAPHEAPALAARLRDEGLAVEGVMAIGPLEGDVDAAFETARRTFERVGGSTLSMGMSGDWERAVRHGSTMVRLGTAIFGARPAKERSLA
- a CDS encoding cell division protein SepF, with the translated sequence MSMFARIGSWFAIHDEEEDDLYAPDEVGAKRNVVPIGEGARRAGGSVAVFAPRSFGDVTEIADALRARQVVIVNVQGADRNLLQRVVDFTSGVAYTIDGRIQKLAEAIYLVVPAGVNVNSAGVREQLDNDGILGIKDLR